In Papio anubis isolate 15944 chromosome 20, Panubis1.0, whole genome shotgun sequence, the genomic window cctgggtgacagagcgtgactccgtctcaaaaaaaaaaaaaaaaaaagaaagaaaagaaagagagagagagaaagaaagagaaagaaaaagaaagaaaagagagagagaaagatgagagaaaggaaacaaggagagagaaagaaacagaaagaaagaaagaaaagaaaggacgaaaagaaaagaaaaaagaagtcaggaCTGCAGACGTATGCcagtatgcctggctaagttttttgtagatgtggggtctcactatgttgtccaggctggtctttaactcctgggctcaagcgatcctcctgccttggtttcccaaggtgctggaattacagccatgatccaccgtgcctggccaatatcatTTCTTACAAGAACCGGGATTACCTTTCATTTAGCTGCCCCAGCCAAAAGCCTTAAAGCCATTTCCCATCCCATCCTCTCTCCCTCACATCCATTTCCACTCCATGTTCTTTCTAGCCTTGctactaaatattatttaaatcctTTCACCTATCACGCCCTCTACTGCCCCCAGTCTCACGCAGGCACCATaatctctcacccagactggtgGCGTAGCCTCCTCATTGGCCTGCCTCTCTACTCCCTGCAATCCATTCTCCACCCCACAGCTAGAGAGatgtttaaaacacaaatgaGATCATATCACTCCTGCTCACAATCCTCCTATTAGGATAtgtaataatagcaaacatttacGTAGCACTTACTATATGTTTGGCACTCTGGCAAATGAGTTATATATatgcagtttatttatttgtttatttttatttatttatttgagttggagtcccgctctgttgcccaggctggagtgtagtggcacaatctcagctcactgcaacctccgtctcctgggttcgagcaattgtcctgcttcagcctcccaagtagctgggactacaggcacatgccaccatacctggctaacttttgtatttttagtacagacagggcttcaccatgttggccaggatggtcttgatctcttgatcttgtgatccacccgcctcagcctcccaaagtgctgggattacaggtgcgagctactgcacctggctaacctttgtatttttagtagagatggggttttaccatgttggtcaggatggtcttgatctttttacctcgtgatctgcccaccttggcctcccaaagtgttgagattataggcgtgagccactgtgcccagcctatttatttatttatggtttttattgttgttgttgttttgttttgttttgagacagagtctcgctctgttgtccaggctggagtgcagtggccagatctcagctcactgcaagctccgcctcccgggtttacaccattctcctgccttagcctcccgagtagctgggactacaggtgcctaccacctcgcctggctagtttttttgtattttttagtagagacggggtttcaccgtgttagccaggatggtctcgatcttcgatctcctgacctcgtgatctgcccgtctcggcctcccaaagtgctgggattacaggcttgagccctaGCGCCCACCCCCCTCAGGATCTAATtgtatcttttttgagacagcgtctcactctgtcacccaggctggaattcagtgacacgatctaggctcattgcaacctccgccacctgggttcaagcgattctcctgcctcagcctcccaaatatctgagattacaggcgccaccaccacacctggctgatttttgtatttttagtagagatggccatgttggccaggttgttctcaaactcctgacctcaggtgatctgcccacctcagcctcccaaagtgctgggattacaggcgtgagccaacacatcCAGCCTATATATGCAGTTTatctaaataaaaatgcaaaactcttTACTGTTTTCCACAAGGTCCTGCACCATTCAGCCCCCATAACTTCTCTCTCCTCCGTTCACTGGACTTCGGTGAAATCTCTTTGCTGTTACTCAAACAggccacctcagggcctttgcactgctgTTCTCGCTTCTCGGAATGcccttctctctgttcttttgcAAGTCACCTCTGCTTATCCTTCAGGTCCCCATTAAAATGTCacctttggccaggtgcagtggttcatgcctataattccattattttttggaggctaaggcaggatgatgacttgagcccaggaatttaagaccagcctaggcaacacagggagaaccctctctaccaaaaaaaaaattgaaaattgaaaattagttgggcatggtggtatgtgactgtggtcccagctacttgggagactgaggcaggaagatcgtttgagcccaggagtttgaggctgcagtaagctgtgatggtgccactgcaatccagcctaggtgacagagtgagactttgtctcaaaataataaaaaaaaataaaataaaatgtcacctTCACAGGGAAATTTTTCCTGACACCCCCCCCCCCATCTAAGCTGAGCTCCTCATGACACCTCAGAGCTCCCAGTTCCCCCAAGCATGACCTCAGGATGTAGTTAATGAAGCAGTTACTTATGTGATTCACAATTGTCTCTCTTGCCTTCATtagaacataagctccatgaggccCATGAGTTTTGTCTACTTGTTTATTgctctagtcttttttttttttttttttttttttgagacagagtttcactctttttgcccaggctggagtgcaatggtgcgatctcggctcaccgcaacctccgcctcccgggttaaagcgattctccggcctcagcctcccgagtagctgggattacaggcatgcgccaccaccctggctaattttgtatttttgttgttgttgttgttttttttgagatggagtcttgctctgtcgcccaggctggagtgcagtggccggatctcagctcactgcaagctccgcctcctgggtttacgccattctcctgcctcagcctcccgagtagctgggactacaggcgcccgccacctcgcccggctagtttttttgtatttttagtagaaacagggtttcaccgtgttagccaggatggtctcgatctcctgacctcgtgatccgcccgtctcggcctcccaaagtgctgggattacaggcttgagccaccgcgcccggccattttgtattttttttagtagagcctgttggtcaggctggtcttgaactcccgacctcaggtgatccacctgcctcggcctcccaaagtgctggattacagccataagccactgcgcccggcctattgctCTATTCTTGTATCCACAGCACATAGCACCAGCTCAGTCAATATTTGTTGATCAAAGAAATTCACCAATATTGGGCACCAACTTACAGACTGGCACAGAGCCTGAAAAGTGGTCAGTGTTCAAATTACGTTGAATGATTAAATGACTgttggaggccaggcatggtggctcacgcctgtaacactagcactttgggaggccaaggtgggcggaacacctgaggtcaggagttcgagaccagcctggccaacacggtgaaaacccatctctactaaaaatacaaaaattagctgggtgtggtggcacacgcctgtagtcccagttatttgggagcctgagggaggagaatcatttgaacccaggagtcagaggttgcagtgagccaagatcctgccactatattccagcctcggcaacagagcaagattctatttgaaaaaaaaaaaaaaaagaccgggcgcggtggctcagtgtctgtaatcccagccctttggaaggctgacacgggtggatcacctgaggtcgggagtttgagaccagcctgaccaacatggagaaactctgtctctactaacagtacaaaattacctgggcatggtggtgcatgcctgtaatcccagctactcgggaggctgaggcaggagaatcgcttgaacccaggaggcagatgttgcagtgagcccagatcgcaccattgcactccagcctgggcaacaagagcgagactccgtttcaaaaaaaaaaaagactgttgtAATCAGAAAATGTAAGCATGGGAAACGGGAAAGGAAAGATTTCTCCCTGCCCCCTGacagctcctgcctctcccacAGCTCCGGGGAACCTTGTACAACACCGGCCGACATGTCTCCTTCCTGCCTGCACCCCGACCTGTGGTCAATGTGTCTGGGGGTCCCCTCCTTTATAGCCACCGACTCAGTGAACTGCGGCTGCTGTTTGGAGCTCGCGACGGAGCCGGCTCCGAACATCAGATCAACCACCAGGGCTTCTCTGCTGAGGTAGTGACCACTGATTGTTTACCGGCGACCCTGAGTCACCCcagttcctcccacctcaccctcgtAATGCCTCACCCCATCCTCCTCCACAGAACTGACCTCCCACCCTAAGCACTAATCCTCAGCCTGATTTGGGCCCCCAAAGCTGGGGTtatcctctcctccccttctgcTGGGGGACCCCATGCTCTGTGCTACCCCCAGGTGCAGCTCATTCACTTCAACCAGGAACTCTACGGGAATTTCAGCGCTGCCTCCCGAAGCCCCAATGGCCTGGCCATTCTCAGCCTCTTTGTCAACGTGAGCGGAGGCGAGATTCGGAGGGAGGGAGCACTTGGGTGCCTGGAACCCGGGGTCTGAGGGAAGAGGGGTGCTGGGAGGCCCAGACTCCTGGGTCCTGGGGGAGCAGACGGTTGAGGGCTTGGACTTCTGGGCTCCTGTGTCCTCACCTTGTACCCCCACACAGGTGGCTGGTAGCTCTAACCCATTCCTCAGTCGCCTCCTTAACCGCGACACCATCACCCGCATCTCCTACAAGAGTAAGTCCCTGGCGTACTGGGGCCAGTGGTCACACATGAGGGGGTGTTCAAGAGTGCCGCCCTCCTTACTCTGGCCTGATATTCCTGCAGATGACGCCTACTTTCTTCAAGACCTGAGCCTGGAGCTCCTGTTCCCAGAGTCCTTCGGCTTTATCACCTATCAGGGCTCTCTCAGCACCCCGCCCTGCTCCGAGACTGTCACCTGGATCCTCATCGACCGGGCCCTCAATATCACCTCCCTCCAGGTGACCCTCTGTCCGCACTGCCCTTCCTAGGCCTGGGTACTCCACTCACTGGCCTGGGTATCCCCTTGTTCACCTGTCCTCCCTCTCCTCATAGACTGAATTTAAGGAGGTAAGAGGGTCAGACCAcctttgggggtggggtggggctgatAACAGGCCCCGCCCACCTGCTCCCAGGGGCGGGATTTCCCGCGTGACGTCACCAAGACCGTTCACTATTCACTCCCAGTTTCCCACCCTCCTTCTATGGCAGATGCACTCCCTGAGACTCCTGAGCCAGAATCCTCCATCGCAGATATTCCAGAGCCTCAGCGGTAATGGCCGGCCCCTGCAGCCTTTGGCCCACAGGGCACTGAGGGGCAACAGGGACCCCCGGCACCCCGAGAGGCGCTGCCGAGGCCCCAACTACCGCCTGCATGGTATGGTCCAGTCTGCACCCGCTCTATGTCTTGGGCTAACCCGCTTATATGTGTCTCCCCTTGGTGTCTCCATGTGATTCAGTCCCATCCCCCTTCCTGAGTCTGTATGGTGTAGCCTCCTGagctgtctctttttctctctctccctacatATCAACGTGGTACAGTCCACCTTCCAGCCCTAGGTCATTGCTGTCCCACGATTTGTCTTTCCTCTTCACTGCTTTGTAACTTGGTCTATAACCTTTGACCCCTGCCTTCCTATGGTCCGATTACCTACTGTTCTGTGCTTCCTATTACTGTGAATTTCCAAAATGGTACAATTTGGatcctctctccctttccaaGTCGTACTACTCTACGCTGTTCCACAATCTGATGCTCCTTTCCCCCTTACTGAGAATCTACAACTGCCTCCCTGTGGTTCAGCCCAGGGATCTCACACCCCCCCGGCTTCGCAACATGGTACAGTCCACACCCCCCATGAAGACCTTCAAGTAGTTCAGCCTAATGCTGAATCTGGACATCCCGATTCCCCCCTCCTGTTGGCTTCTTGTGGTTCAGCCCAGTGCTTCTCGACCTGGTACATTCCGGTTCCCCGCTCACAGACTTCCGATGGTAGAGCCCTGCGCGGCCCAGCCCACGCCCCCTGCACGCCCCCTGCCCCTTCCATCCTAAACTGACGCCTGCCGTTGTTCTCTGTCTTACAGTGGATGGTGCCCCCCATGGTCGCTGAGACTCCCCTTCGAGTATTGCACCCGCCCGTCCTAAGCCTCCCCACACGGCTAGGGGAGTTACTCCTAAAACAAAGCTATTAAAGGGACAGAACACTTCTTGTTTCTCAGTGGTCTGATTCTAGGCGCGGTGGGGAAACATTTGGGTATTAAAGAACAGACTTCTTCCGGAAACCAATCTTCCTCTTTTTAAGCCCCCGCTACTCGGCATTTTGGCTTCCTGCTTCTCAAAACCATCATTAGGACCGCGGCCCCTTTAAGCGGCACCCCTCTTCCCCCATCACACCCCTTACCACCAGGCAGCACGAGCAGAGCCATGTGCTTCCCCCTCCCGCCTGCTTCATTGGCCCAAACTGGGTCACGGTCCCGCCCCCAGTACCGCCTCCCATTGGGCAAATGTAGGTCAGTGTCCCGCCTCCCACCGAAAGGCAAGGCAACTTCACGCGCTAAGCCCCTCACGCGCCCTCCTGGGCCCTGGCGTATCCAGAGGCCCCATTGGCTGTGCGTCTCAAGGGGTCGGAGACGATTGGCCTGTGTTTGCAGCCGGAGGGAGGCACGCGGCTGGGGTGCATGCCCACAGAGGCGGGCGGGGCTGGACGCGCCGGGCGGGGACCCGGAGGAGGGGCGCGCGCTGTGGCGTCGGGTGTtttggtttggattttttttccgcGAAAGAAGTTTGCTTTGGCCACGCCTCAAGGCGGCCgcctcctcctgccccctcctccGCCCCTCCGCGCACACCTCTCGGTGCAGATTGCAAAGCGCCTTCCGTTGCGAGAGCTGCAGATTTTGCAAGAGCCAGGCTCGCCCACCTTGTAGAAGGGGCGCCTTGGGTCCCCTCTCACCCTCGGTTGCAAAGGGCCGGCCGCTTGATTTGGACACCCCCTCGCCCAGACTGCATGATCTCCCAGGACCCTTTTGAGTTGCACGTTTCTGCACCGAGGACCTCAAATTCCCGTCGCTCCTAGGATTTGCAGCGTTCTGGATACTGGAGGGTTGCAGGCTACACTCGCCCGCCCCTGGGCAGACAGTCGTCCAAACCACTGGAGTGTGCCGGTGACTGGCAGGCCAGCCCTTCGCCTCTCCATGAACCCGTGAGCCTGGGGGCAGGTGCCAGGCGATGGCGCGGCCTGTGAGCGACAGGACCCCGGCCCCTCTGCTGCTGGGCGGCCCGGTCGGGACACCCCCTGGCGGGGGAGCGCTGCTTGGGCTGCGGAGCCTTCTGCAGGGGACCAGCAAGCCCAAAGAGCCGGCCAGCTGTGAGTTCTAACCCCCATCTCACCCAGTTCGGACACCCCACCCCCTTAAGGCCTCAAATGCCgttgggtggggggtgggggcccATAGACACCTCCTGTGTGGGGGGAGTCCATCTTCCCAACCTTAATCTACTCAATTACTCAGGTGTTTAGGCCCCTAGATCCCTCAGCGCCCAGGACCCAAAAGCGCCGGCTCTGAAGCCCGTCCACCCTAAGGTCCCCAAAGTCCTCCTCCCTCGGTTCACAAGAGTGTAGGCCCCAACCTCCTCTTCCTTTGGTCCGGGAGTCTGGACCCCTGGGGTCCCAGGGAGGGGGTGTGTCGGGTGCTCACACGGTGGTGACACGGGCTTGGGCGGGGCGTCATGGGGTCACATGGAGTCTAGGGATGAGGAATGTGCCCCAGGAATAGAGCCCCTTCCTGTCCCTTACagatggtgggggagggggaagggggtaCAGCGCGCAGGGGATGGGGTTGGGTAATTACAGTGGAATTACAgagctgtcatttttttctctcacctGCCCAACCCTCCACctaccctctccctgcccccctaTTCCTGAACTTCCGTCCCTCTTTCTCTGGGTCgctgtctttctgtgtctcaatCCCTTCCCGGCATTCTGTCCCCATCTCTGTGAATCTGTCCACCTGTCTCTGCCACCCCCGTCTCCGTTCTTTCTGGGTCTCTCTCCCACTCTGCGTCTCCGTCCCTTCATTTCCCGTCTCTCCTCTCCGACTCCCCATCCCCTCTTTCTCTGGATCTCCGCCCTGTGCCTCTCGGACTCGGGGTCTCGTCTCCCATCTCTATCTCCACCCCCCCGCCATCCCAACCCGTCTTTCCCGGACCGCAGGTCTCCTGAAGGAAAAGGAGCGCAAGGCGGCCCTGCCCGCAGCCACAACCCCTGGGCCAGGCCTGGAGACTGCGGGCCCGGCGGATGCCCCGGCTGGGGCGGTGGTGGGCGGCGGGTCCCCGCGGGGGCGCCCGGGGCCAGTTTCCGCCCCGGGTCTGTTGGCGCCACTGCTGTGGGAGCGCACGCTGCCGTTCGGCGATGTGGAGTACGTGGACCTGGACGCCTTCCTGCTGGAGCACGGGCTCCCGCCCAGCCCGCCGCCCCCCGGTGGCCCATCGCCGGAGCCGTCGCCCGCGCGGACGCCCGCACCCTCCCCAGGGCCGGGCTCGTGCGGCTCCGCTTCCCCCCGCTCCTCTCCTGGG contains:
- the CA11 gene encoding carbonic anhydrase-related protein 11: QLLPLPQLRGTLYNTGRHVSFLPAPRPVVNVSGGPLLYSHRLSELRLLFGARDGAGSEHQINHQGFSAEVQLIHFNQELYGNFSAASRSPNGLAILSLFVNVAGSSNPFLSRLLNRDTITRISYKNDAYFLQDLSLELLFPESFGFITYQGSLSTPPCSETVTWILIDRALNITSLQMHSLRLLSQNPPSQIFQSLSGNGRPLQPLAHRALRGNRDPRHPERRCRGPNYRLHVVLLYAVPQSDAPFPLTENLQLPPCGSAQGSHTPPASQHGTVHTPHEDLQVVQPNAESGHPDSPLLLASCGSAQCFSTCGWCPPWSLRLPFEYCTRPS
- the DBP gene encoding D site-binding protein isoform X1 gives rise to the protein MARPVSDRTPAPLLLGGPVGTPPGGGALLGLRSLLQGTSKPKEPASCLLKEKERKAALPAATTPGPGLETAGPADAPAGAVVGGGSPRGRPGPVSAPGLLAPLLWERTLPFGDVEYVDLDAFLLEHGLPPSPPPPGGPSPEPSPARTPAPSPGPGSCGSASPRSSPGHAPARAALGAASGHRAGLTSRDTPSPVDPDTVEVLMTFEPDPADLALSSIPGHETFDPRRHRFSEEELKPQPIMKKARKIQVPEEQKCPPPFLPQDEKYWSRRYKNNEAAKRSRDARRLKENQISVRAAFLEKENALLRQEVVAVRQELSHYRAVLSRYQAQHGAL
- the DBP gene encoding D site-binding protein isoform X2 encodes the protein MARPVSDRTPAPLLLGGPVGTPPGGGALLGLRSLLQGTSKPKEPASCLLKEKERKAALPAATTPGPGLETAGPADAPAGAVVGGGSPRGRPGPVSAPGLLAPLLWERTLPFGDVEYVDLDAFLLEHGLPPSPPPPGGPSPEPSPARTPAPSPGPGSCGSASPRSSPGHAPARAALGAASGHRAGLTSRDTPSPVDPDTVEVLMTFEPDPADLALSSIPGHETFDPRRHRFSEEELKPQPIMKKARKIQVPEEQKDEKYWSRRYKNNEAAKRSRDARRLKENQISVRAAFLEKENALLRQEVVAVRQELSHYRAVLSRYQAQHGAL